Proteins encoded in a region of the Zea mays cultivar B73 chromosome 2, Zm-B73-REFERENCE-NAM-5.0, whole genome shotgun sequence genome:
- the LOC103648449 gene encoding uncharacterized protein, with translation MGAVESSAWMSAAARRWLENAGATAEDAPGRGFNALPLSGVRVSLAERGRALCSLRVPPHLTDAEGNWHAGAIAAAVDNVCAAAIMSVEGIIKVSIHYDISYFTTAKLHDEVEMDGRVVEQKVRMTAVAVEVRKKESGELVAIGRQWMTASRPKVVAAHSKI, from the exons ATGGGCGCGGTGGAGTCGTCGGCGTGGATGTCTGCCGCGGCGCGCAGGTGGCTGGAGAACGCCGGCGCCACGGCGGAGGACGCCCCGGGCCGAGGCTTCAACGCGCTGCCGCTCTCCGGCGTGCGTGTGTCCCTCGCGGAGCGCGGCCGCGCGCTCTGCTCGCTTCGCGTGCCGCCCCACCTCACG GACGCGGAGGGGAACTGGCATGCGGGCGCCATCGCGGCGGCGGTGGACAACGTGTGCGCCGCGGCCATCATGTCCGTGGAGGGCATCATCAAGGTCTCCATCCACTACGACATCTCCTACTTCACAACGGCCAAGCTCCAT GATGAAGTGGAGATGGATGGTCGGGTGGTGGAGCAGAAAGTGCGGATGACAGCGGTGGCAGTGGAGGTCCGGAAGAAGGAATCCGGCGAGCTGGTGGCCATCGGGAGGCAGTGGATGACGGCCTCCAGGCCCAAAGTCGTTGCTGCTCACAGCAAGATATGA